One part of the Microbacterium aurugineum genome encodes these proteins:
- a CDS encoding type II toxin-antitoxin system Phd/YefM family antitoxin, which yields MSTISVADARNNLSTVIARSQEEAVFIERRGQRTAVVISPEQYERMLDALEDAEDVAAFDEAMAEEGPDVPWEQVKADLGWT from the coding sequence ATGTCCACGATCAGCGTCGCCGACGCACGCAACAACCTCTCCACGGTCATCGCCCGCTCTCAGGAGGAAGCGGTCTTCATCGAGCGTCGCGGTCAGCGCACTGCGGTCGTGATCAGCCCCGAGCAGTATGAGCGGATGCTCGACGCACTCGAGGACGCCGAAGATGTCGCCGCATTCGACGAGGCGATGGCAGAAGAGGGTCCCGACGTCCCCTGGGAGCAGGTGAAGGCCGACCTGGGCTGGACGTGA